A window from Candidatus Nitrospira neomarina encodes these proteins:
- a CDS encoding CBS domain-containing protein: MVPVKSCMVPVDKIVKVDRDILVKTAAEMMRDNGIGSVIVTSGEEIIGILTDTDLVRRVVAAGADPMRTTVEKIMSAPIVSIEADRTLLDANDLMAKEHIRHLGVTQAGTMVGMISVRDLVVFLTNLPRK, translated from the coding sequence ATGGTTCCTGTAAAATCTTGTATGGTCCCGGTAGACAAAATTGTCAAAGTTGACCGGGATATTTTAGTCAAGACCGCTGCAGAAATGATGCGGGATAATGGAATCGGGAGTGTGATTGTGACCAGTGGAGAGGAAATTATCGGCATTTTAACTGATACGGATTTGGTTCGAAGGGTGGTCGCTGCGGGTGCGGACCCGATGCGGACGACGGTCGAAAAAATTATGTCCGCTCCGATTGTCAGTATCGAGGCCGATCGAACCCTGTTGGATGCAAATGATTTAATGGCTAAAGAACATATTCGGCACCTGGGAGTTACCCAGGCTGGAACCATGGTGGGGATGATTTCTGTTCGGGATCTCGTGGTCTTTTTAACAAATCTTCCTCGAAAATAA
- a CDS encoding bifunctional riboflavin kinase/FAD synthetase — protein sequence MKISRGLPTVRPAPCPVLTIGNFDGQHLGHRALVQAVVDCARQINGYPMVLSFAPHPVEVLRPGSVHKFLSDDHEKIAFFERLGVGELVILPFTKELAGLRPDEFVRQVLHDGLGIRKLFVGENFVFGKERSGGVKDLIALGTQADFSVEPMAPVIVGQKVVSSTRIRQCLTVGDVGQGAQCLGRPYMLEGIVISGEKRGKQFGWPTANLRLPGHRVLPADGVYATLTVLKGECLDSIAYIGTRPTFSEEERLLEVHMFDKTLQLYGEDISVHFIERVRGDMVFANSQDLVSQMDQDGRRAREILRNYSGGPRIPAVVQGESV from the coding sequence ATGAAAATTTCTCGAGGATTACCGACGGTTCGTCCCGCTCCCTGTCCTGTTCTCACCATTGGCAATTTTGATGGCCAGCATTTGGGACACCGTGCTCTTGTACAGGCTGTCGTAGATTGTGCCCGGCAGATCAATGGATATCCTATGGTGTTGTCCTTTGCTCCGCATCCTGTCGAGGTGTTGCGTCCCGGCTCTGTCCATAAATTTTTATCTGATGACCATGAAAAGATTGCGTTCTTTGAACGTCTAGGAGTCGGGGAGCTGGTGATTCTCCCTTTCACCAAGGAATTAGCCGGTCTTCGGCCGGATGAGTTTGTTCGTCAGGTTCTCCATGACGGGCTTGGAATCCGAAAGCTGTTTGTTGGAGAAAATTTTGTATTCGGTAAGGAACGAAGTGGAGGAGTGAAGGATCTGATTGCATTGGGGACACAAGCAGATTTTTCGGTTGAGCCAATGGCGCCCGTCATTGTGGGACAGAAGGTGGTGAGTTCGACGCGCATTCGCCAATGCCTGACCGTTGGAGACGTGGGGCAGGGTGCACAATGTTTGGGGCGCCCTTATATGCTAGAGGGTATTGTGATTTCCGGGGAGAAGCGAGGGAAACAGTTTGGATGGCCGACGGCCAATCTTCGACTCCCCGGGCATCGTGTTCTTCCTGCGGATGGTGTGTATGCCACCCTGACAGTGTTGAAAGGGGAATGTCTGGATTCCATTGCCTATATCGGCACGCGGCCAACGTTTTCTGAAGAGGAACGTTTATTGGAAGTGCATATGTTTGATAAGACTCTTCAGCTATATGGGGAAGATATTTCAGTGCATTTTATTGAAAGAGTGCGAGGGGATATGGTGTTTGCCAATTCCCAGGATCTCGTGAGTCAAATGGACCAGGATGGCCGGCGAGCCAGGGAGATCTTGCGGAACTATTCAGGAGGACCACGAATTCCTGCGGTCGTTCAGGGGGAAAGTGTATAG
- the hpt gene encoding hypoxanthine phosphoribosyltransferase — MDQIFGKPLVTQEAMRARIKDLGKQISQDYQDKDLLVVGVLKGAYVFFADLVRVIRLPIQIDFLIAKSHKTIGSSAKKVKVWSELTEKIHNRHVLLVEDIVDSGVTAQFLVKTLMRKKPASVAVCALISKPANRKVEVDLRYVGFEVPSTYVVGYGLDFKQKYRNLPYLAKLDPKLVREDSQA, encoded by the coding sequence ATGGATCAAATATTTGGAAAACCCCTGGTGACGCAAGAAGCCATGAGGGCGCGCATTAAGGATCTGGGCAAGCAAATTTCTCAGGATTATCAAGATAAGGATCTTTTGGTTGTCGGGGTGCTCAAAGGGGCCTATGTGTTTTTTGCCGATCTGGTTCGAGTCATCCGATTGCCTATTCAGATTGATTTTCTGATTGCCAAAAGTCACAAAACCATCGGTAGTTCGGCCAAAAAGGTGAAAGTGTGGTCAGAGTTGACAGAAAAGATTCATAATCGCCATGTGTTGCTGGTAGAAGATATCGTGGACTCTGGAGTAACTGCTCAGTTTTTAGTCAAAACGTTGATGAGGAAGAAGCCAGCCTCTGTGGCTGTCTGCGCGTTGATTAGTAAGCCTGCCAATCGGAAGGTGGAGGTTGATTTGCGGTATGTGGGGTTTGAAGTGCCTTCGACCTATGTTGTGGGATATGGGCTGGATTTTAAGCAAAAATATCGAAATCTTCCTTACCTAGCTAAACTCGACCCAAAGTTGGTTCGAGAAGACTCGCAGGCTTAA
- the hemA gene encoding glutamyl-tRNA reductase — translation MNIIVLGLNHRTASVELRELLAIQDSRMGEALGRLMAYSGIKEAMYLGTCNRVEVYAVVEKGEWGFRQLEDFMVSTHFSLSSEDLLPHLYRYSDDEAIAHLFRVSASLDSMVVGEPQVLGQVKEAYELALTHRSSGVILNKVVKKAISVGKSIRTNTRIGEYAVSVSYAAVELAKKVFSNLKQRVVLLVGAGEMGKLAAQHLVNQGVKEVLITNRNHHRAFTLAERFHGQAVPYEQLRSTLPKVDIVICATGAPHYVITKDDIEMAVYHRMNRPMFLIDITVPRNIDPAVKDVDNAYVFDIDDLKAHVGHNQEERLKEAETAEHMVREEVGSMVAWVRGLEATPTIVALRKKAEEIKQGELEKVFGRLGELSPKERAAIEGLASAIVNKLLHGPVVTLKSEAQSQNGFAFIEAARRFFELREREIHSGEIPLLEEETGDGVTEEPLPQKDGV, via the coding sequence ATGAATATTATCGTGTTAGGCCTCAATCATCGGACGGCTTCCGTTGAACTTCGTGAATTACTGGCCATCCAGGATAGCCGGATGGGAGAAGCGTTGGGTCGGCTCATGGCGTATTCCGGAATTAAAGAGGCCATGTATCTGGGGACCTGCAACCGTGTTGAAGTATATGCCGTCGTGGAAAAAGGAGAATGGGGTTTTCGTCAATTGGAAGATTTTATGGTCTCAACACATTTCTCCTTATCTTCGGAGGATTTACTCCCTCACCTGTATCGATATAGTGATGACGAAGCCATCGCGCATTTATTTCGTGTATCGGCTAGTTTAGATTCCATGGTCGTGGGAGAACCACAGGTCCTGGGGCAAGTCAAAGAGGCCTATGAGCTGGCTCTGACCCATCGTTCGTCCGGAGTCATTCTTAATAAGGTCGTCAAGAAAGCTATTTCGGTAGGAAAAAGTATCCGGACGAACACGCGGATTGGGGAATATGCGGTTTCTGTCAGCTATGCCGCTGTGGAATTAGCCAAAAAAGTTTTTTCGAATTTAAAACAACGAGTCGTGTTGTTAGTCGGTGCCGGGGAGATGGGAAAGTTGGCGGCGCAACACCTGGTGAATCAGGGTGTAAAGGAGGTCCTCATTACCAATCGGAATCATCATCGTGCTTTCACACTGGCCGAGCGCTTTCATGGACAGGCGGTTCCCTATGAACAGCTTCGAAGCACGTTACCCAAGGTGGATATTGTGATATGCGCCACGGGGGCTCCTCACTATGTTATTACCAAGGATGATATCGAAATGGCGGTGTATCATCGAATGAATCGTCCCATGTTTTTGATTGATATCACAGTGCCTCGAAATATTGATCCGGCGGTCAAGGATGTTGATAACGCCTATGTGTTTGACATTGATGATCTCAAAGCCCATGTGGGGCATAATCAGGAAGAACGATTGAAAGAAGCCGAAACTGCCGAGCATATGGTCAGGGAAGAAGTCGGAAGTATGGTCGCCTGGGTTCGTGGCCTGGAAGCCACGCCCACTATTGTGGCCTTGAGAAAAAAAGCGGAAGAGATCAAACAAGGCGAGTTGGAGAAAGTCTTCGGTCGTCTGGGAGAATTGTCGCCGAAGGAGCGAGCTGCTATCGAAGGGCTGGCCTCGGCGATTGTGAATAAATTGCTCCATGGTCCGGTCGTGACCTTAAAATCAGAAGCGCAATCTCAAAATGGATTTGCGTTTATTGAAGCCGCCCGCCGGTTTTTTGAACTTCGTGAACGGGAGATTCACTCCGGAGAGATCCCGCTCCTGGAAGAGGAGACAGGTGATGGCGTCACCGAGGAGCCCCTGCCGCAGAAGGATGGTGTATGA
- a CDS encoding cytochrome C assembly family protein → MSELLPYLTMGLYFGGTLLFLLYLWHRSDAISKISLTATGLGFVSHTTALIMAMVSTGHVPIMTFKDAMSFFAWGLVLVFLVVGLKRGLEVLGAFILPLAFLSLVSATLAPQSASTLSPVFQTVWVHVTLSILGTIGFAVAFVAGLMYVMQERLLKSKQFNVLAFKLPPLDFLDSLNQRSILFGFPLLTLGILTGAVSAQLTIGSYLSWNSEQIWALITWFFYFAVLMGRVTAGWRAKKAAYLTIVGFAGVILTFVGILIKSPQPISPL, encoded by the coding sequence ATGTCTGAATTACTGCCATATCTCACCATGGGCCTTTATTTTGGAGGCACGCTCCTTTTTCTTCTGTATCTCTGGCACCGTTCTGATGCCATCTCAAAAATTTCTCTTACGGCCACAGGTTTGGGGTTTGTTTCTCATACCACGGCCCTCATCATGGCTATGGTATCGACGGGGCATGTCCCTATCATGACATTTAAGGACGCGATGTCATTTTTTGCCTGGGGGTTAGTGCTGGTCTTTTTGGTTGTTGGCCTGAAACGAGGGTTGGAAGTGTTGGGCGCCTTTATCCTTCCACTGGCCTTTCTGTCTCTCGTTTCGGCAACCCTGGCTCCTCAGTCAGCCAGCACCCTTTCTCCGGTCTTTCAAACGGTCTGGGTGCATGTGACCCTGAGTATCCTGGGTACCATCGGATTTGCTGTGGCCTTTGTGGCCGGGCTGATGTATGTGATGCAGGAGCGTCTCTTGAAGTCCAAACAATTTAATGTGTTAGCTTTCAAGCTCCCACCGCTGGACTTTTTAGATTCTCTCAATCAACGATCTATCCTTTTTGGGTTTCCCTTATTGACCTTAGGAATTCTGACAGGGGCCGTTTCAGCCCAATTAACGATTGGGTCGTATTTGAGTTGGAACTCTGAGCAAATTTGGGCGTTAATTACCTGGTTCTTTTATTTCGCGGTCCTGATGGGAAGGGTGACGGCCGGATGGAGGGCGAAAAAAGCTGCCTATCTAACCATTGTGGGATTTGCCGGAGTAATTTTGACTTTTGTCGGCATCCTTATCAAAAGCCCTCAACCGATATCACCGTTATGA
- the hemB gene encoding porphobilinogen synthase has product MGFPVHRLRRLRQHESLRRMVRETHLSPADFIFPLFVTFGENKQEPIASMPGQWRWSVDRVVQEAKDAWELGIPAVILFGIPEHKDERGSSAYEKDGIVQRAVRALKDHLPDLMVITDVCIDEYTSHGHCGIVRDGRILNDETLECLQAMALSHVEAGVDMVAPSDMMDGRVAAIRQALDQQGFSEMPIMAYSAKYASALYAPFRDAAFSSPSFGDRRSYQMDAANAREALREVELDIQEGADIVMVKPALFYLDILRRVRELVAVPVAAYQVSGEYSMIKAGAQLGWVNEASVMMESLLAIKRAGADLILTYFAKEAACLLTRDGV; this is encoded by the coding sequence ATGGGATTTCCGGTTCATCGTTTACGTCGTTTGCGGCAACATGAATCCCTTCGCCGCATGGTCAGGGAGACGCACCTGAGTCCGGCTGATTTCATCTTTCCCTTGTTTGTGACCTTTGGGGAGAATAAGCAAGAACCGATCGCTTCGATGCCTGGTCAATGGCGGTGGTCTGTGGATCGGGTCGTTCAGGAAGCCAAAGATGCCTGGGAATTAGGGATTCCGGCCGTCATCTTATTTGGGATTCCTGAACACAAAGACGAGCGTGGATCTTCCGCCTATGAAAAGGATGGGATTGTTCAGCGTGCAGTTCGGGCGCTTAAAGACCATTTGCCCGATTTAATGGTGATCACCGATGTGTGTATTGATGAATATACTTCGCATGGTCATTGCGGAATTGTTCGAGACGGACGGATTCTCAATGATGAAACGCTGGAGTGCCTTCAGGCAATGGCGCTGAGTCATGTGGAAGCGGGGGTGGATATGGTTGCTCCTTCCGATATGATGGATGGCCGGGTTGCCGCGATTCGACAGGCATTGGACCAACAGGGATTTTCTGAAATGCCCATCATGGCCTATTCTGCCAAGTATGCTTCGGCGTTGTATGCTCCGTTTCGTGATGCGGCCTTTTCGAGCCCATCTTTTGGGGACCGACGGTCCTACCAAATGGATGCAGCCAATGCGAGGGAAGCGTTGCGTGAGGTGGAACTGGACATTCAGGAGGGGGCCGATATCGTGATGGTGAAGCCAGCCTTGTTTTATTTGGATATTCTGCGACGAGTTCGCGAACTTGTGGCCGTTCCCGTGGCGGCGTATCAAGTGAGTGGGGAATACAGCATGATCAAGGCCGGTGCGCAGTTAGGCTGGGTCAATGAAGCTTCGGTGATGATGGAAAGTTTACTCGCGATTAAACGCGCAGGGGCGGATTTGATCCTCACATATTTTGCCAAAGAGGCTGCATGTCTCCTCACCCGTGACGGTGTATGA
- the hemC gene encoding hydroxymethylbilane synthase: MNQGKSRTRSTLIVGTRGSQLAIWQAEWVQGQLKALAPDISVILKRIQTSGDKIQDVPLAKIGGKGLFVKEIEEALLRRDIDLAVHSMKDVPSELPEGLGIVCVPEREDPRDALIAREGHTLATLPIGARVGTSSLRRQAQLLHARPDLEIAMLRGNVDTRLRKVREGQYDAIILAASGLKRLGWDQEVTEYLSVDVSLPAIGQGSLGLEGRNDDSWIRDLVAQFEHRPTRIAVTAERALLAGLEGGCQVPIAGYATLQGDILTLDGLVTSLDGKRYIRQVVSGPAGEAESIGTQMAEQLLDGGAQPILQEIYGMA, translated from the coding sequence ATGAATCAGGGGAAGAGTCGAACACGGTCTACGCTCATTGTGGGAACACGAGGAAGCCAATTGGCTATATGGCAGGCCGAATGGGTGCAAGGTCAGCTCAAAGCCCTTGCTCCGGATATTTCTGTCATTCTGAAGCGTATTCAAACCAGCGGAGATAAGATTCAAGATGTGCCGTTGGCCAAAATTGGAGGAAAAGGCCTGTTTGTCAAAGAAATCGAAGAAGCGTTGCTCAGACGAGATATTGATCTGGCCGTACATAGCATGAAAGATGTACCGTCAGAATTGCCTGAAGGGCTGGGGATTGTTTGTGTTCCCGAGCGGGAGGATCCCAGGGATGCGTTGATTGCCCGTGAAGGCCATACCTTGGCGACGTTGCCAATCGGTGCACGAGTCGGAACCAGTAGCTTGCGACGACAGGCGCAGTTGTTACATGCTCGTCCGGATCTTGAGATTGCGATGTTGCGTGGGAATGTTGATACACGACTTCGCAAGGTTCGCGAGGGTCAGTATGATGCCATTATTCTGGCCGCCTCCGGGCTCAAGCGCTTAGGATGGGATCAGGAAGTGACGGAGTATTTGTCCGTGGATGTGAGTCTGCCGGCAATTGGCCAAGGTTCATTGGGTCTGGAAGGACGGAACGATGATTCGTGGATTCGAGATCTGGTCGCTCAGTTTGAACATCGGCCAACTCGGATTGCGGTCACTGCCGAACGGGCGTTGCTTGCAGGGTTGGAAGGCGGATGCCAGGTTCCCATTGCAGGGTATGCGACACTCCAAGGGGACATCCTGACTCTGGATGGGTTAGTTACAAGCCTTGATGGGAAACGATATATCCGTCAAGTGGTATCGGGACCAGCGGGAGAAGCCGAATCAATTGGCACGCAGATGGCTGAACAATTGTTGGACGGTGGGGCGCAGCCCATTCTCCAGGAAATTTATGGGATGGCATGA
- the tilS gene encoding tRNA lysidine(34) synthetase TilS — protein MNRLSPVVGMEGKVDRAIRAKGLLASGDRIVAAVSGGPDSVALFRCLVELRTRWHWDISIGHVDHGFRGAESEGDAKFVQDLGERFGVPVMVRRLHLNKDDAKLKKESLQEYARRARYRALEQMVLDRKATKLVLGHTADDQAETVLMWMLRGCGTGGLGGIPPKRGMYVVRPLLDIHRSEIVAYLKEREEESRLDSSNVQPVYLRNRIRQHLIPQLKQYSPGIVNVLTRQAHILRDDHAYLETLADEAFQRTCMSDVMGERQFDRMALLNVPLPIRRRVVRQSLQIIAGHQQSPRFDFVERVLDRLEHGQSGWTMEFNGMRVGQEYDRLVMCSCEEMHQPDKDYSKVSVMPLSIPGEVVWLPTGHHFSVSRKLSPVMNGQATHSEIYLDPAKFTPELMLRRWMPGDIFCPKGLGGRQKKIQDFFSDLKLPRSQRNKVPLLVAPEGIVWVAGLRADERFQVSSSTTSVVVARMIM, from the coding sequence ATGAATCGTTTAAGTCCCGTGGTTGGAATGGAAGGAAAAGTTGATCGGGCTATTCGAGCTAAGGGATTATTGGCGTCTGGAGATCGGATCGTGGCGGCGGTTTCCGGCGGCCCTGATTCTGTAGCCCTTTTTAGGTGTTTGGTGGAGTTGCGCACCCGGTGGCATTGGGACATCAGTATTGGACATGTGGACCATGGATTTCGCGGAGCTGAAAGTGAAGGGGATGCGAAGTTCGTGCAGGATTTAGGTGAAAGATTTGGAGTGCCCGTTATGGTTCGCCGGCTCCATCTGAATAAAGATGACGCAAAATTGAAGAAGGAGTCACTCCAGGAATATGCCAGAAGAGCGCGGTACCGGGCATTAGAGCAAATGGTCCTTGACCGAAAGGCAACAAAGTTAGTGCTTGGTCATACGGCAGACGATCAAGCCGAGACGGTTCTTATGTGGATGCTACGTGGGTGTGGAACCGGTGGATTAGGCGGCATCCCTCCCAAACGAGGAATGTATGTCGTTCGTCCCTTGCTTGATATCCATCGAAGTGAGATTGTGGCGTATCTGAAGGAGAGGGAGGAGGAATCCAGATTGGATTCCTCCAATGTTCAACCGGTGTATCTCCGGAATCGCATTCGTCAGCACCTGATTCCTCAATTGAAACAGTACTCGCCAGGGATTGTGAACGTGTTGACCCGGCAGGCACATATACTACGGGATGATCATGCATACCTGGAGACATTAGCGGATGAAGCGTTCCAGCGCACGTGTATGTCAGACGTCATGGGAGAACGGCAATTTGACCGTATGGCGCTTTTAAACGTACCGTTACCTATTCGTCGGAGGGTGGTCCGCCAGAGTCTTCAGATCATTGCGGGACACCAGCAGAGTCCGAGGTTCGACTTTGTGGAACGGGTATTAGATCGGTTAGAGCATGGGCAGTCGGGTTGGACGATGGAATTTAATGGCATGCGGGTTGGACAGGAATATGATCGTCTGGTGATGTGCTCCTGTGAGGAAATGCATCAACCTGATAAGGATTATTCCAAGGTAAGCGTGATGCCTTTATCCATCCCTGGTGAGGTGGTTTGGCTCCCCACGGGGCACCATTTTTCAGTTTCCAGAAAATTATCTCCAGTAATGAATGGCCAGGCGACCCACTCAGAGATTTATCTTGATCCGGCGAAATTTACTCCTGAATTAATGTTACGACGTTGGATGCCTGGAGATATTTTTTGTCCCAAGGGACTTGGTGGCCGACAAAAAAAAATCCAGGATTTTTTTTCGGATCTTAAATTGCCCCGTTCCCAGCGGAACAAGGTGCCTTTATTGGTTGCCCCTGAGGGAATTGTTTGGGTTGCTGGATTACGAGCAGATGAACGTTTCCAGGTTTCATCATCTACGACCTCGGTCGTCGTGGCCAGGATGATCATGTAA
- a CDS encoding SDR family oxidoreductase, producing the protein MAYCIAIHGILGFTKALALEVASQGITVNAICPTWVDTAMARQGIEETASSLGVSPDEFREIAISAIPIKRMAAAEEVASVALFFAHMRLVR; encoded by the coding sequence TTGGCCTATTGTATAGCCATACATGGCATTTTAGGGTTCACCAAAGCTCTGGCACTGGAAGTCGCCTCTCAGGGCATAACGGTGAACGCTATTTGCCCAACGTGGGTGGATACCGCCATGGCCAGGCAGGGGATTGAAGAAACTGCCTCCAGCCTTGGGGTTTCGCCAGATGAATTTCGTGAAATCGCGATTAGTGCGATTCCGATAAAAAGAATGGCCGCAGCCGAGGAAGTGGCCAGTGTCGCCCTGTTCTTTGCTCACATGCGGCTAGTGCGATAA
- the cobA gene encoding uroporphyrinogen-III C-methyltransferase, producing MTKSIAIHGRVFLVGAGPGDAKLLTLRGKECLEQADVVLYDHLANPELLKFAPSHAECIYVGRKGRGAYRDQAEIHALLVSKAQEGKCVVRLKGGDPFVFGRGGEEAEVIADAEIPFEVVPGVTAAVAVPAYAGIPVTHRTLASTVAFVTGHEDPTKPSSAMEWPRFASAEGTLVFLMGMKNLPQIVGRLIQEGKPATTPVAVIRWGTYARQRTVVGTLSDIVELAFQADMSPPSVIVVGEVVRLRERLNWHESRPLFGQGVLVTRPRAQAPALSNLLAAQGAEPVECPTLEIHPPDSWAPVDEAIAAISTYDWVIFTSVNGVQSFMERLWFHHKDVRSLAGIRLCCIGPRTREEAARWGIASDLVPQDFQAEGILQDLGGLGVANQRILIPRAKVAREILPDQLKAMGATVHVVHAYQALPPIVDMGPLRDRLRNREIQYVTFTSSSTVKNFCQLFENRQELQELTRHLIVAVIGPITAHTVQEEGLSVDVMALENTVPALVDAMIIHAQQNPKDTRLVSSS from the coding sequence ATGACCAAGTCAATTGCAATTCATGGTCGGGTGTTTTTGGTTGGAGCCGGTCCTGGAGATGCCAAGTTGCTGACCTTGCGAGGGAAAGAGTGTCTCGAGCAAGCTGACGTGGTGCTCTACGATCACCTGGCAAATCCAGAGTTGTTGAAATTTGCCCCTTCTCACGCCGAGTGTATTTACGTCGGCAGAAAAGGGCGTGGTGCTTATCGGGATCAGGCAGAGATTCACGCCTTGTTGGTTAGCAAAGCTCAAGAAGGCAAATGTGTCGTGCGACTCAAGGGGGGAGATCCTTTTGTGTTTGGCCGTGGAGGTGAAGAAGCCGAAGTGATCGCTGACGCTGAGATCCCCTTTGAAGTCGTCCCTGGAGTGACGGCTGCCGTGGCTGTGCCGGCTTATGCCGGCATTCCCGTGACACACCGGACCCTCGCCTCGACGGTTGCATTTGTGACCGGCCATGAAGATCCGACCAAACCATCGAGTGCCATGGAATGGCCGCGTTTCGCTTCGGCTGAAGGGACCCTTGTCTTTTTAATGGGCATGAAAAATCTTCCGCAGATTGTGGGCCGGCTCATTCAGGAAGGCAAGCCTGCAACGACTCCCGTTGCGGTGATCCGATGGGGGACCTATGCACGTCAACGAACAGTGGTGGGAACGTTATCCGACATTGTGGAATTAGCCTTTCAGGCAGACATGAGTCCGCCATCAGTGATTGTCGTGGGTGAAGTTGTTCGGTTACGTGAACGACTGAACTGGCATGAATCACGTCCTCTGTTTGGTCAAGGGGTTTTAGTGACCAGACCTCGTGCCCAGGCGCCGGCTCTTTCAAATTTGTTGGCGGCGCAGGGTGCGGAACCGGTGGAATGTCCTACGTTGGAGATTCATCCTCCTGATAGCTGGGCACCTGTGGATGAGGCGATTGCTGCGATTTCGACATACGACTGGGTGATTTTCACGAGTGTGAATGGCGTGCAATCCTTCATGGAACGTCTCTGGTTTCATCACAAAGATGTGAGGAGCTTGGCCGGAATCCGTCTGTGTTGTATTGGTCCTCGGACCCGGGAAGAGGCTGCTCGTTGGGGGATTGCCTCGGATCTGGTTCCCCAAGATTTTCAGGCCGAGGGGATTTTGCAGGACCTCGGCGGGTTAGGGGTCGCCAATCAACGGATATTGATTCCTCGAGCCAAAGTGGCACGGGAAATTCTTCCTGACCAGTTGAAAGCCATGGGTGCCACCGTTCATGTGGTTCATGCCTATCAAGCTCTTCCTCCTATCGTCGATATGGGCCCTCTTCGTGATCGACTGCGCAACAGGGAAATTCAATATGTGACCTTTACCAGTTCTTCAACAGTGAAAAATTTTTGCCAGTTGTTCGAGAATCGTCAAGAATTGCAGGAATTGACACGGCATTTGATCGTGGCCGTTATTGGCCCGATCACCGCTCACACCGTTCAGGAAGAAGGGCTGTCGGTGGATGTCATGGCGTTGGAAAACACGGTTCCGGCGTTGGTCGATGCCATGATCATTCACGCCCAGCAAAATCCCAAGGATACGCGATTGGTATCGTCTTCATAA